A part of Rattus norvegicus strain BN/NHsdMcwi chromosome 4, GRCr8, whole genome shotgun sequence genomic DNA contains:
- the Paip2b gene encoding polyadenylate-binding protein-interacting protein 2B isoform X1 — protein sequence MTTLNTGSARISIMNGSSVASTSPSVKCKEDQGLNGHEEKENPFAEYMWMENEEDFNRQVEEELQEQDFLDRCFQEMLDEEDQDWFIPARDLPQAVGHLQQQLNGLSVGDSHESEDILVRAFTSSTCNILKRIWYLKA from the exons ATGACGACGCTGAACACAGGCTCTGCAAG AATCTCCATAATGAATGGATCCAGTGTGGCAAGTACATCACCCAGTGTGAAATGCAAAGAGGACCAAGGGTTAAATGGAcatgaggagaaagaaaacccTTTTGCAGAATACATGTGGATGGAAAATGAAGAGGATTTCAACAGACAG GTGGAGGAAGAGCTGCAGGAGCAAGACTTCTTGGACCGATGCTTCCAGGAGATGCTGGATGAAGAGGACCAGGACTGGTTCATCCCAGCACGAGACCTGCCTCAGGCTGTGGGACACTTACAGCAGCAGTTAAATGGACTATCAGTTGGTGACAGTCATGAATCTGAAGACATTTTGGTAAGAGCCTTTACTAGTTCCACCTGTAACATCCTGAAAAGAATATGGTATTTAAAGGCATAG
- the Paip2b gene encoding polyadenylate-binding protein-interacting protein 2B, with protein sequence MTTLNTGSARISIMNGSSVASTSPSVKCKEDQGLNGHEEKENPFAEYMWMENEEDFNRQVEEELQEQDFLDRCFQEMLDEEDQDWFIPARDLPQAVGHLQQQLNGLSVGDSHESEDILSKSNLNPDAKEFIPGVKY encoded by the exons ATGACGACGCTGAACACAGGCTCTGCAAG AATCTCCATAATGAATGGATCCAGTGTGGCAAGTACATCACCCAGTGTGAAATGCAAAGAGGACCAAGGGTTAAATGGAcatgaggagaaagaaaacccTTTTGCAGAATACATGTGGATGGAAAATGAAGAGGATTTCAACAGACAG GTGGAGGAAGAGCTGCAGGAGCAAGACTTCTTGGACCGATGCTTCCAGGAGATGCTGGATGAAGAGGACCAGGACTGGTTCATCCCAGCACGAGACCTGCCTCAGGCTGTGGGACACTTACAGCAGCAGTTAAATGGACTATCAGTTGGTGACAGTCATGAATCTGAAGACATTTTG AGCAAAAGTAACCTGAATCCAGATGCCAAGGAGTTTATTCCAGGAGTGAAGTACTGA